One Dioscorea cayenensis subsp. rotundata cultivar TDr96_F1 chromosome 15, TDr96_F1_v2_PseudoChromosome.rev07_lg8_w22 25.fasta, whole genome shotgun sequence genomic region harbors:
- the LOC120276862 gene encoding NADPH-dependent aldehyde reductase-like protein, chloroplastic, whose product MASASPLAGRTAIVTGASRGIGRAIALHLASLGANLVINYSSNSTEAELVAAEINVSSSPSQPRAVAIRANISIAADVKALFDYAEKAFDKTPHIIVNNAGISNYLTIENTPESEWDKIFNVNAKGTFLCCQEAAKRLMRGGGGRIINLSSSLVGSNLTGYGAYTASKAAVEGLTRVLAKELKGTGITANCVAPGPIATELFFAGKSEEDVKRVVDMCPMGRLGETKDVAPVVGFLATDAAEWVNGQVVRVNGGYV is encoded by the coding sequence ATGGCCTCCGCTTCCCCTCTTGCCGGCCGCACCGCCATCGTCACCGGCGCCTCCCGTGGCATCGGCCGCGCCATCGCCCTTCACCTCGCCTCTCTCGGCGCTAACCTCGTTATCAACTACTCCTCAAACTCCACCGAAGCCGAACTCGTCGCCGCTGAGATCAACGTCTCCTCCTCCCCCTCTCAACCCCGCGCCGTCGCCATCCGCGCCAACATCTCCATCGCCGCTGATGTTAAAGCCCTCTTCGACTATGCCGAGAAGGCGTTCGACAAAACGCCCCACATAATCGTCAACAACGCCGGCATCTCCAATTACCTGACCATCGAAAACACACCCGAATCAGAATGGGACAAGATCTTCAACGTGAACGCGAAAGGAACGTTCTTGTGCTGCCAGGAGGCGGCGAAGCGGCTGATGCGCGGCGGCGGCGGGAGGATCATCAACTTGTCGTCGTCACTGGTGGGATCGAACCTGACGGGCTACGGCGCATACACAGCATCGAAGGCGGCAGTGGAGGGGTTGACGAGGGTGCTGGCGAAGGAGCTGAAGGGGACGGGGATCACGGCCAACTGCGTGGCGCCAGGGCCGATAGCGACGGAGCTGTTCTTTGCGGGTAAGAGCGAGGAGGATGTGAAGAGGGTTGTGGATATGTGTCCGATGGGGAGGTTGGGGGAGACGAAGGATGTGGCGCCCGTGGTGGGGTTCTTGGCCACCGATGCGGCGGAGTGGGTCAATGGTCAGGTAGTGAGAGTGAATGGTGGCTATGTTTGA
- the LOC120277294 gene encoding LOW QUALITY PROTEIN: protein SINE1-like (The sequence of the model RefSeq protein was modified relative to this genomic sequence to represent the inferred CDS: deleted 4 bases in 3 codons) codes for MGRNLSPVLRRELENLDKDPDSRRSAMKALKTYVKDLDAKAIPQFLTQVSETKEPGSSSGEYTISLYEVLARVHGRNIVPQIDNIMSTIIRTLSSSAGSFPLHQACSKLFPAVARYGIDPSTSETEKTRIIGSLCKPLADVLMSSIESAASGAALCLKALVESDNWRFASDEMVNDVCLKVACALEEKHTQTNAHMGLAMSLFKHNALIAEAYARSLVRSGLQILSVGVKESNSQRRLSAIQMINFLLKCVDSRSVASELSKVVVVLERCQNDRMPFVRGAAFEALQTAKTIIAQKGSRHEVSSSPIVDSNFRYKGRKWTLDVRDDIDSKSNGFPAEFGSPDTRTVDSFLEHDTSVDSPLSIGQASCNFDYARRANRRLWNNDNWGVDVSLRDGLFHNGASDFEISKTYSDQLSNADLSEMQEEQSDTFSGFIQVNSANGAKRGTSPSPQRARPVLSVDDVKIYSTPRKLVRSLQNSDTADSEGHNKPQIGSVATPTSGETVSNPATVTNRSISFQIQNYETNRMRNRQNMQMTSKSKQSP; via the exons ATGGGTAGAAATCTCAGTCCAGTGCTCCGGAGGGAGCTCGAGAACCTTGAC AAGGACCCAGACAGCCGGAGATCAGCCATGAAGGCTCTCAAGACTTACGTCAAGGATTTGGATGCGAAGGCCATCCCTCAGTTCCTTACCCAAGTCTCTGAGACCAAGGAACCTGGCTCATCTTCAGGGGAATACACCATTTCACTGTATGAGGTCCTTGCCAGAGTCCATGGACGAAACATTGTACCACAGATCGACAACATCATGTCCACCATTATCCGCACATTGTCTTCGAGTGCTGGATCATTCCCCCTTCACCAAGCTTGCTCC AAGTTGTTCCCTGCTGTTGCCCGATATGGTATTGATCCCTCTACTTCTGAGACTGAGAAGACTAGGATCATTGGGTCCCTTTGCAAGCCTTTGGCTGATGTCCTCATGAGTTCTATTGAGAGTGCTGCCTCAGGAGCTGCATTATGTCTTAAGGCTCTTGTTGAATCTGATAACTGGCGGTTTGCATCTGATGAAATGGTGAATGATGTTTGTTTGAAGGTTGCTTGTGCTCTTGAGGAGAAACATACCCAAACCAATGCTCATATGGGCTTGGCCATGTCTTTGTTCAAGCACAATGCCTTAATAGCTGAAGCATATGCGAGGTCTTTAGTGCGATCTGGATTGCAGATTTTGAGTGTTGGGGTGAAGGAGAGCAACTCCCAGAGGCGATTGTCAGCAATTCAGATGATTAACTTCTTGCTGAAGTGTGTGGACTCAAGGAGTGTTGCATCAGAGCTTTCCAAAGTGGTGGTTGTCCTGGAGAGATGTCAAAATGATCGAATGCCATTCGTTAGGGGAGCTGCATTTGAGGCTCTGCAAACTGCAAAAACAATCATCGCGCAGAAAGGATCCAGGCATGAGGTTTCTTCTAGTCCGATTGTTGATTCTAATTTTCGATAC AAGGGTAGAAAATGGACTTTGGATGTTAGAGATGACATTGACAGCAAGTCTAATGGCTTTCCTGCTGAATTTGGCTCTCCTGATACACGAACTGTTGATTCTTTTCTTGAGCATGATACTTCTGTGGATTCACCATTGTCCATTGGTCAGGCTTCTTGTAACTTTGACTACGCCAGGCGTGCCAATAGGCGATTGTGGAATAACGATAATTGGGGTGTCGATGTATCATTGCGAGATGGCTTGTTTCACAATGGTGCCTCAGACTTTGAGATATCAAAGACTTACTCAGATCAATTGTCAAATGCTGATTTGAGTGAGATGCAGGAAGAACAGTCAGACACATTCTCTGGCTTCATCCAGGTTAACTCAGCAAATGGTGCGAAACGTGGTACTTCACCTAGTCCTCAG CGAGCTCGTCCAGTGCTCAGTGTGGATGATGTTAAAATATATTCTACTCCGCGGAAGCTAGTCCGATCTCTTCAAAATTCAGACACTGCTGACTCTGAAGGGCACAATAAGCCGCAAATTGGATCAGTTGCAACTCCAACTTCAGGTGAAACAGTTTCGAACCCAGCAACTGTAACAAATCGCAGCATCAGCttccaaattcaaaattatgagACCAACAGAATGAGAAATAGACAGAATATGCAAATGACAAGCAAATCAAAGCAGAGCCCATGA